A single window of Jiangella alkaliphila DNA harbors:
- the atpE gene encoding ATP synthase F0 subunit C produces MEGSLNMVGLGLAAIGPGVGIGLIFAAYINGVARQPEARSVLQGIAILGFALAEALFIIAIGLAFAI; encoded by the coding sequence ATGGAAGGCTCGCTCAACATGGTCGGTCTCGGCCTCGCGGCCATCGGCCCGGGCGTCGGCATCGGTCTGATCTTTGCTGCCTACATCAACGGCGTGGCCCGCCAGCCGGAGGCGCGCAGCGTTCTCCAGGGCATCGCGATCCTCGGCTTCGCGCTCGCCGAGGCGCTGTTCATCATCGCCATCGGCCTCGCGTTCGCCATCTGA
- a CDS encoding F0F1 ATP synthase subunit B: protein MAPIAVMAAEDGPDPLMPHMSELIVGLVAFALLFFFLRAKVYPIFEKTYADRAAAIQGGARKAEEAQAEAQRLLEEYRAQLADARSEAARIREDAKQQGAAIVAQARDDAETEAKRVAARAEAQLQAEREQVLRELRGEVGTLATTLAGKVVGESLQDDDRSRRVVERFLADLETAQASDAATPAPGDS, encoded by the coding sequence ATGGCACCGATCGCGGTGATGGCGGCGGAGGACGGTCCCGATCCGCTGATGCCGCACATGTCCGAGCTGATCGTCGGTCTGGTCGCCTTCGCCCTGCTGTTCTTCTTCCTTCGCGCGAAGGTCTACCCGATCTTCGAGAAGACCTACGCGGATCGCGCCGCCGCCATCCAGGGCGGCGCCAGGAAGGCCGAGGAGGCGCAGGCCGAGGCCCAGCGCCTGCTCGAGGAGTACCGCGCCCAGCTGGCCGACGCCCGCAGCGAGGCGGCTCGCATCCGCGAGGACGCCAAGCAGCAGGGGGCGGCCATCGTCGCGCAGGCGCGCGACGACGCCGAGACCGAGGCCAAGCGGGTCGCCGCACGGGCCGAGGCGCAGCTGCAGGCCGAGCGCGAGCAGGTCCTGCGCGAGCTGCGCGGCGAGGTCGGCACGCTGGCGACCACGCTGGCCGGCAAGGTGGTCGGCGAGTCGCTGCAGGACGACGACCGGTCCCGCCGCGTCGTCGAGCGGTTCCTGGCCGACCTCGAGACCGCTCAGGCCTCCGACGCGGCGACGCCCGCCCCAGGGGACTCGTGA
- a CDS encoding F0F1 ATP synthase subunit delta has protein sequence MPDTNQPELRPRFESIVDQAAGRAPAVGDALFSFANLLDSRPSVRRALTDTGRTPDDRETLVRRLAGDRIEPAATDVLAAAVRERWAKPGDLTSSIEEFGLQAVLMAARSAGRLDAVEEEIFRFGLVVRGNRDLRSALIDRAAPADARRQLVRTLLNDKAAPETVALVEHAVLDRRARSLEAELARVAEFAARLRERRVAVVHVAAPLAVEHRERLERALAVRAGGPVLLNVVVEPDVVGGIRVELGDEVVDGTVTSRLDAARRQLVVG, from the coding sequence ATGCCTGACACCAACCAGCCCGAGCTCCGGCCGCGGTTCGAGAGCATCGTCGACCAGGCTGCCGGTCGCGCACCGGCGGTCGGCGACGCTCTGTTCTCGTTCGCGAACCTGCTCGACTCCCGTCCGTCGGTGCGCCGCGCGCTCACCGACACCGGCCGGACGCCCGACGATCGCGAGACGCTCGTGCGCCGGCTGGCCGGCGACCGCATCGAGCCGGCCGCGACGGACGTGCTCGCCGCGGCGGTGCGTGAGCGCTGGGCGAAGCCGGGCGACCTCACCTCCTCGATCGAGGAGTTCGGTCTCCAGGCGGTGCTGATGGCCGCCCGGTCGGCCGGCCGCCTCGACGCGGTCGAGGAAGAGATCTTCCGGTTCGGGCTGGTCGTCCGTGGCAACCGCGACCTGCGCTCGGCACTGATCGACCGTGCCGCTCCCGCCGACGCACGGCGGCAGTTGGTGCGGACGCTGCTGAACGACAAGGCGGCACCGGAGACCGTCGCGCTGGTGGAGCACGCCGTCCTCGACCGCCGGGCACGTAGCCTGGAAGCGGAGCTCGCTCGCGTCGCGGAGTTCGCCGCGCGGCTGCGCGAGCGCCGGGTGGCCGTGGTGCACGTCGCCGCGCCGCTCGCCGTCGAGCACCGCGAACGGCTGGAGCGAGCGCTGGCGGTCCGCGCCGGCGGGCCGGTCCTGCTGAACGTCGTCGTCGAGCCTGACGTCGTCGGCGGCATCAGGGTCGAGCTCGGTGACGAGGTCGTCGACGGCACCGTCACCAGCCGCCTGGACGCCGCCCGCCGTCAGCTGGTCGTCGGCTGA
- the atpA gene encoding F0F1 ATP synthase subunit alpha, protein MAELTIRPEEIREALDAFVESYQPAAAVREEVGHVTIAGDGIARVEGLPSAMANELLEFEDGTLGLALNLDVREIGVVVLGDYSGIEEGQTVRRTGEVLSVPVGDAFLGRVVDPLGAPLDGLGEVKAETRRALELQAPSVVQRQKVAEPLQTGIKAIDAMTPIGRGQRQLIIGDRQTGKTTVAVDTILNQLENWKSGDKKKQVRCIYVATGQKGSTIAGIRQQLDEAGALEYTTIVASPASDAAGFKYLSPYTGSAIGQHWMYQGYHVLIVFDDLSKQAEAYRAVSLLLRRPPGREAYPGDVFYLHSRLLERCAKLSDDLGGGSMTGLPIIETKANDVSAFIPTNVISITDGQCFLESDLFHSGVRPAINVGISVSRVGGDAQIKAMKSVAGTLRLDLAQYNELKAFAAFASDLDPTSKAQLNRGERLTELLKQPQSAPLSVGREVVSIWSGTTGKLDDVPVEDIRRFEGEFLDTVAREQTAVLENIESSGKLSDDDVKTLEQAIDDFKQNYVTVSGQPLIKDEPVDALGEGEEDLTVLRRRKRDAQGIQEAARPDAGE, encoded by the coding sequence ATGGCGGAGCTGACAATCCGTCCCGAGGAGATTCGCGAGGCGCTCGACGCCTTCGTCGAGTCCTACCAGCCGGCGGCCGCCGTCCGCGAAGAGGTCGGCCACGTCACCATCGCCGGCGACGGCATTGCCCGTGTCGAGGGCCTGCCCTCGGCCATGGCCAACGAGCTGCTGGAGTTCGAGGACGGGACCCTCGGACTGGCTCTGAACCTCGACGTACGCGAGATCGGTGTCGTCGTGCTCGGCGACTACTCCGGCATCGAGGAGGGCCAGACGGTCCGTCGCACCGGCGAGGTGCTGTCGGTACCGGTCGGTGACGCCTTCCTCGGCCGCGTGGTCGATCCGCTGGGCGCACCGCTCGACGGTCTGGGCGAGGTCAAGGCCGAGACCCGCCGCGCGCTGGAGCTGCAGGCTCCCTCCGTCGTGCAACGGCAGAAGGTCGCCGAGCCGCTGCAGACCGGCATCAAGGCCATCGACGCCATGACCCCGATCGGCCGCGGCCAGCGCCAGCTGATCATCGGTGACCGGCAGACCGGCAAGACCACGGTCGCCGTCGACACCATCCTGAACCAGCTGGAGAACTGGAAGAGCGGCGACAAGAAGAAGCAGGTCCGCTGCATCTACGTCGCCACCGGCCAGAAGGGCTCCACGATCGCCGGCATCCGGCAGCAACTGGACGAGGCCGGCGCGCTGGAGTACACCACCATCGTCGCCTCGCCGGCGTCCGACGCCGCGGGCTTCAAGTACCTGTCGCCCTACACCGGCTCGGCCATCGGCCAGCACTGGATGTACCAGGGCTACCACGTCCTCATCGTCTTCGACGACCTGTCGAAGCAGGCCGAGGCGTACCGCGCGGTGTCGCTGCTACTGCGCCGCCCGCCGGGCCGCGAGGCGTACCCCGGCGACGTCTTCTACCTGCACTCGCGGCTGCTCGAGCGCTGCGCGAAGCTCTCCGACGACCTCGGCGGCGGCTCCATGACCGGCCTGCCGATCATCGAGACCAAGGCCAACGACGTCTCGGCGTTCATCCCGACCAACGTCATCTCCATCACCGACGGCCAGTGCTTCCTCGAGTCGGACCTGTTCCACTCGGGTGTGCGCCCGGCCATCAACGTCGGCATCTCGGTCTCCCGCGTCGGTGGCGACGCGCAGATCAAGGCGATGAAGAGCGTCGCCGGCACGCTGCGCCTCGACCTCGCCCAGTACAACGAGCTCAAGGCGTTCGCGGCGTTCGCATCCGACCTCGACCCCACCAGCAAGGCGCAGCTGAACCGCGGCGAGCGGCTCACCGAGCTGCTCAAGCAGCCGCAGTCGGCGCCGTTGTCGGTCGGCCGCGAGGTCGTCTCGATCTGGTCGGGCACCACCGGCAAGCTCGACGACGTCCCGGTCGAGGACATCCGCCGGTTCGAGGGCGAGTTCCTCGACACCGTCGCGCGCGAGCAGACCGCCGTCCTCGAGAACATCGAGTCCAGCGGGAAGCTGTCCGACGACGACGTCAAGACGCTCGAGCAGGCGATCGACGACTTCAAGCAGAACTACGTCACCGTCTCGGGCCAGCCGCTGATCAAGGACGAGCCGGTCGACGCCCTCGGCGAGGGCGAGGAGGACCTCACGGTGCTGCGCCGGCGCAAGCGCGACGCGCAGGGCATCCAGGAGGCCGCTCGTCCCGACGCGGGCGAGTGA
- a CDS encoding F0F1 ATP synthase subunit gamma: MGAQIRELRRRIRSVESIKKITRAQELIATSRIARAQQYAEAARPYSQALVRAMEAAAERARLDNPLLEGVEQARRSAILVVSSDGGFAGAYSANVIRQSEALAGLLRDQGQETVPYVVGRKGVSWFTFRGRELGGQYVGFTGRPSYADARRIADDLLEAINTPTDEGGVDEIHIVSTHFVNMVTQQVRARRLFPIMVEDVPEELHQAEAGAVRSDDDDGRQAGAAGSGGAASTRPARTDVLPLYEFEPSADEVLDALLPQYAGNLVYTALLDAAASEWAARRRAMKNATDNAGELQETLTRQSNSARQAEITQEISEIVGGADALAAAGSE; this comes from the coding sequence ATGGGAGCTCAAATTCGCGAGCTGCGGCGGCGCATCCGCTCCGTCGAGTCGATCAAGAAGATCACCCGCGCCCAGGAGCTCATCGCGACCTCCCGGATCGCGCGGGCCCAGCAGTACGCCGAGGCCGCGCGTCCGTACAGCCAGGCACTGGTGCGAGCCATGGAGGCGGCCGCCGAGCGCGCCCGCCTCGACAACCCGCTGCTCGAGGGCGTCGAGCAGGCGCGCCGTTCGGCCATCCTCGTCGTCAGCAGCGACGGCGGCTTCGCCGGCGCCTACTCCGCCAACGTCATCCGGCAGAGCGAGGCGCTGGCCGGGCTGCTGCGCGACCAGGGCCAGGAGACCGTGCCCTACGTCGTCGGCCGCAAGGGCGTCAGCTGGTTCACGTTCCGCGGCCGCGAGCTCGGCGGGCAGTACGTGGGCTTCACCGGCCGGCCGTCCTACGCCGACGCGCGGCGCATCGCCGACGACCTCCTCGAGGCCATCAACACGCCCACCGACGAGGGCGGCGTCGACGAGATCCACATCGTCTCGACGCACTTCGTCAACATGGTCACGCAGCAGGTCCGGGCCCGCCGGCTCTTCCCGATCATGGTCGAGGACGTGCCCGAGGAACTGCACCAGGCCGAGGCCGGCGCGGTCCGCTCGGACGACGACGACGGCCGGCAGGCCGGCGCGGCCGGCTCGGGCGGCGCGGCGAGCACCCGGCCGGCCCGCACCGACGTGCTGCCGCTGTACGAGTTCGAGCCGTCGGCCGACGAGGTGCTCGACGCGCTGCTGCCGCAGTACGCCGGCAACCTCGTCTACACCGCCCTGCTCGACGCCGCGGCGTCGGAGTGGGCGGCCCGGCGCCGGGCCATGAAGAACGCCACGGACAACGCCGGTGAGCTGCAGGAGACGCTCACCCGGCAGTCCAACTCGGCTCGCCAGGCCGAGATCACCCAGGAGATCAGCGAGATCGTCGGCGGCGCGGACGCGCTGGCGGCCGCAGGGAGCGAGTAG
- the atpD gene encoding F0F1 ATP synthase subunit beta, producing MTATIETPAETTAATGRVVRVIGPVVDVEFGGGHMPGIYNALEVDVKLADEAGGDRTLTLEVEQHIGDGLVKAISMQPTDGLVRGAVVRDTGKGISVPVGDGVKGHVFNALGKPLDVDESQIEVSERWEIHRDPPPFADLEGSTQMLETGIKVLDLLSPYIQGGKIGLFGGAGVGKTVLIQEMITRVARNFGGTSVFAGVGERTREGNDLWVEMGEANVLKDTALVFGQMDEPPGTRMRVALSALTMAEYFRDVQKQDVLLFIDNIFRFTQAGSEVSTLLGRMPSAVGYQPTLADEMGELQERITSTRGHSITSMQAIYVPADDITDPAPHTAFAHLDARTVLSRPISQLGIYPAVDPLDSSSRILDAAYLGEDHYRIATRVKEILQKYKELQDIIAILGVDELTEEDRVTVNRARRLQRFLSQNMFVAESFTGQPGVFVPLSESLESFDAITKGEYDHLPEQAFSYVGNIEDAEKKARELAS from the coding sequence ATGACTGCCACCATCGAAACCCCAGCAGAGACCACCGCTGCTACAGGCCGGGTGGTCCGGGTCATCGGACCTGTCGTCGACGTCGAGTTCGGCGGCGGCCACATGCCCGGCATCTACAACGCCCTCGAGGTCGACGTGAAGCTGGCCGACGAGGCCGGCGGCGACCGCACGCTCACCCTCGAGGTCGAGCAGCACATCGGCGACGGCCTGGTGAAGGCCATCTCGATGCAGCCCACCGACGGCCTGGTCCGCGGCGCGGTCGTCCGCGACACCGGCAAGGGCATCTCGGTGCCGGTCGGCGACGGCGTCAAGGGCCACGTGTTCAACGCCCTCGGCAAGCCGCTCGACGTCGACGAGTCGCAGATCGAGGTCAGCGAGCGCTGGGAGATCCACCGCGACCCGCCGCCGTTCGCCGACCTCGAGGGCAGCACCCAGATGCTCGAGACCGGCATCAAGGTGCTCGACCTCCTGAGCCCGTACATCCAGGGTGGGAAGATCGGCCTGTTCGGTGGTGCCGGTGTCGGCAAGACGGTGCTCATCCAGGAGATGATCACCCGTGTCGCGCGGAACTTCGGTGGCACCTCGGTGTTCGCCGGCGTCGGCGAGCGCACCCGCGAGGGTAACGACCTCTGGGTCGAGATGGGCGAGGCCAACGTCCTCAAGGACACCGCGCTGGTGTTCGGGCAGATGGACGAGCCGCCGGGCACCCGCATGCGGGTCGCGCTGTCGGCGCTGACCATGGCCGAGTACTTCCGCGACGTCCAGAAGCAGGACGTGCTGCTGTTCATCGACAACATCTTCCGGTTCACCCAGGCCGGCTCCGAGGTCTCCACGCTGCTGGGCCGCATGCCGTCGGCCGTCGGTTACCAGCCGACGCTGGCCGACGAGATGGGCGAGCTGCAGGAGCGCATCACCTCGACGCGTGGTCACTCCATCACGTCGATGCAGGCCATCTACGTCCCGGCCGACGACATCACCGACCCGGCGCCGCACACCGCGTTCGCGCACCTCGACGCCCGGACGGTCCTCTCGCGGCCCATCTCGCAGCTGGGCATCTACCCGGCGGTCGACCCGCTCGACTCCTCGAGCCGGATCCTCGACGCCGCGTACCTCGGCGAGGACCACTACCGCATCGCCACCCGGGTGAAGGAGATCCTGCAGAAGTACAAGGAGCTGCAGGACATCATCGCCATCCTCGGTGTCGACGAGCTGACCGAGGAGGACCGTGTCACCGTCAACCGGGCGCGGCGCCTGCAGCGGTTCCTGTCGCAGAACATGTTCGTGGCCGAGTCGTTCACCGGCCAGCCGGGCGTGTTCGTCCCGCTGTCGGAGTCGCTCGAGTCGTTCGACGCCATCACCAAGGGCGAGTACGACCACCTGCCCGAGCAGGCGTTCAGCTACGTCGGCAACATCGAGGACGCCGAGAAGAAGGCGCGCGAGCTCGCCTCCTGA
- a CDS encoding F0F1 ATP synthase subunit epsilon, producing MAEDLNVEVVAADRKVWSGEASIVIARTPEGEIGIMSGHEPVLGLLVAGPVTVRSTGGEAVVVAVSGGFLSVSENTIAILAEQAELADEIDVAAAQAELAELGEDGDGASRWAQARLDVAASR from the coding sequence GTGGCCGAAGATCTGAACGTCGAGGTGGTCGCCGCCGACCGCAAGGTGTGGTCCGGCGAGGCCTCGATCGTCATCGCGCGCACGCCTGAGGGCGAGATCGGCATCATGTCCGGTCACGAGCCCGTGCTCGGCCTGCTGGTGGCCGGCCCGGTGACGGTGCGCTCGACCGGCGGCGAGGCGGTCGTGGTGGCGGTGTCCGGCGGGTTCCTGTCGGTCTCCGAGAACACCATCGCGATTCTGGCCGAACAGGCGGAGCTGGCCGACGAGATCGACGTCGCCGCTGCTCAGGCCGAGCTCGCGGAGCTGGGCGAGGACGGTGACGGCGCGAGCCGATGGGCCCAGGCCAGGCTCGACGTCGCGGCGAGCCGGTAG
- a CDS encoding DUF2550 domain-containing protein: MALVSWTLLVLGALALAAVLVLLALYVRRGILQRDGGFDMCVRGDSHDGWSGGWAFGIGRYREDTLEWFRTFSFTTWPKRSFRRHQLVVESRRQPDAEESYELPAAHVVLVCRSSGSTVEVSMTEAAATAFVTWLEAAPPGGQFVG; this comes from the coding sequence GTGGCGCTGGTGTCGTGGACCCTGCTGGTGCTGGGTGCGCTCGCGCTCGCCGCTGTGCTGGTCCTCCTCGCGCTGTACGTCCGCCGGGGCATCCTGCAGCGTGACGGCGGCTTCGACATGTGCGTGCGCGGCGACAGCCACGACGGCTGGTCCGGCGGCTGGGCGTTCGGCATCGGGCGCTACCGCGAGGACACCCTCGAGTGGTTCCGCACGTTCAGCTTCACCACGTGGCCCAAGCGGTCGTTCCGGCGCCACCAGCTGGTCGTCGAGAGCCGTCGTCAGCCCGACGCCGAGGAGAGCTACGAGCTGCCGGCCGCCCACGTCGTGCTGGTCTGCCGCTCCAGCGGCTCCACCGTCGAGGTGTCCATGACCGAGGCCGCGGCCACCGCGTTCGTCACCTGGCTGGAGGCGGCGCCGCCCGGGGGTCAGTTCGTCGGTTGA
- the murA gene encoding UDP-N-acetylglucosamine 1-carboxyvinyltransferase, with product MERFRVTGGSSLRGEVRVSGAKNSALKLMAAALLAEGRTVLHDVPTITDVDYMGELLRQLGADVHREGGTVAIDVPAKIDHEAPYHLVRRLRASICVLGPLVARCGAANVALPGGDAIGSRGLDMHMSGLEKLGAQVEIEHGFVVARAPQGLHGTSIWLDFPSVGATENILMAAVLAKGTTVIDNVAREPEIVDICRMLGDMGAKIDGAGTSTLRVEGVDSMNPTEHTTIPDRIVTGTWGVAAVMTRGDITIRNGRAEHLEIVLDKLAAAGAVIESGRDGLRVGMSGRPRAIDVVTLPYPGFPTDLQPMIVALDAVADGTAMITENVYEARFMFVNELVRLGAEVRIDGHHAVVRGRPGLSGAPVVATDIRAGAGLVLAGLLAEGETLVSAVHHIDRGYPDFVGQLQSLGADVVREPDPDHFDD from the coding sequence GTGGAGAGATTTCGGGTCACCGGGGGGAGCTCCCTGCGGGGTGAGGTCCGGGTCAGCGGCGCGAAGAACAGCGCACTCAAGTTGATGGCGGCGGCACTGCTGGCCGAGGGACGCACCGTGCTGCACGACGTCCCCACCATCACCGACGTCGACTACATGGGCGAGCTGCTGCGCCAACTCGGCGCCGACGTCCACCGCGAGGGCGGCACCGTCGCCATCGACGTCCCGGCGAAGATCGACCACGAGGCGCCGTACCACCTGGTGCGCCGGCTGCGCGCGTCCATCTGCGTGCTCGGCCCGCTGGTGGCCCGGTGCGGCGCGGCGAACGTGGCGCTGCCCGGCGGCGACGCCATCGGCTCACGCGGCCTCGACATGCACATGTCCGGGCTGGAGAAGCTGGGCGCGCAGGTCGAGATCGAGCACGGGTTCGTGGTGGCCCGGGCGCCGCAGGGGCTGCACGGCACCAGCATCTGGCTCGACTTCCCCAGCGTCGGCGCCACCGAGAACATCCTCATGGCCGCGGTGCTGGCCAAGGGCACGACGGTCATCGACAACGTCGCCCGCGAGCCCGAGATCGTCGACATCTGCCGCATGCTCGGCGACATGGGCGCCAAGATCGACGGCGCCGGCACGTCGACGCTGCGGGTCGAGGGCGTCGACTCGATGAACCCGACCGAGCACACCACCATCCCCGACCGCATCGTCACCGGCACCTGGGGCGTCGCCGCCGTCATGACCCGCGGCGACATCACCATCCGCAACGGCCGGGCCGAGCACCTCGAGATCGTGCTGGACAAGCTGGCCGCGGCCGGTGCGGTCATCGAGTCCGGGCGCGACGGGCTACGGGTGGGGATGTCCGGCCGGCCGCGCGCCATCGACGTCGTCACGCTCCCGTACCCGGGCTTCCCGACCGACCTGCAGCCGATGATCGTCGCGCTCGACGCGGTGGCCGACGGCACCGCGATGATCACCGAGAACGTGTACGAGGCCCGGTTCATGTTCGTCAACGAGCTGGTCCGCCTGGGCGCCGAGGTCCGCATCGACGGCCACCACGCCGTCGTGCGCGGCCGGCCCGGGCTGTCCGGCGCGCCGGTCGTCGCCACCGACATCCGCGCCGGCGCCGGCCTCGTGCTGGCCGGCCTGCTGGCCGAGGGCGAGACGCTGGTGTCCGCCGTCCACCACATCGACCGCGGCTACCCCGACTTCGTCGGGCAGCTGCAGTCACTGGGCGCCGACGTGGTCCGTGAGCCCGACCCGGACCACTTCGATGACTGA
- a CDS encoding phosphatase PAP2 family protein, with protein sequence MTDEAEAPASAGDRLRGWVTPGRVGLAAYLVALLVYCAVEGIPMDRVGQTGWIIAGMIAVKIGRPWREHLRTFLDWLPLLAALILYDHTRGIADTLGMPLQVGGVVDVERWLFGGTVPTVWLQEQLFESTVRWWDVGAALIYFSHFVVPWVLAAAFYMWSRPLWVSYIRRVLLLTYAGLLTYVLLPAAPPWYASARTGDIAEPVYRLVGRGWNELGLRSANAWLSDAQGGANEVAALPSLHAGFAMLVAVTLWPLARRWWLRVLVMAYPLAMAFTLVYGGEHYVVDVLLGWLYVAAVIGIAHLWERWRRQRLEPVAATLSAGTPAPVEPALRTEPSVATEPNERAGRQ encoded by the coding sequence ATGACTGACGAGGCGGAGGCGCCGGCGAGCGCCGGGGACAGGCTGCGCGGCTGGGTGACGCCGGGTCGCGTCGGGCTGGCCGCTTACCTGGTCGCGCTGCTGGTCTACTGCGCCGTCGAGGGCATCCCGATGGACCGCGTCGGGCAGACCGGCTGGATCATCGCCGGGATGATCGCGGTCAAGATCGGCCGGCCCTGGCGCGAGCACCTGCGCACCTTCCTCGACTGGCTGCCGCTGCTGGCCGCGCTGATCCTCTACGACCACACCCGCGGCATCGCCGACACCCTGGGCATGCCGCTGCAGGTGGGCGGGGTCGTCGACGTCGAACGATGGCTGTTCGGCGGCACCGTCCCGACGGTGTGGCTGCAGGAGCAGCTGTTCGAGTCGACCGTGCGCTGGTGGGACGTCGGCGCGGCGCTGATCTACTTCAGCCACTTCGTCGTGCCGTGGGTGCTGGCGGCGGCGTTCTACATGTGGTCGCGGCCGCTGTGGGTGTCCTACATCCGGCGGGTGCTGCTGCTGACGTACGCCGGCCTGCTCACGTACGTGCTGCTGCCGGCCGCGCCGCCGTGGTACGCGTCGGCCCGCACCGGCGACATCGCCGAGCCCGTCTATCGGCTGGTCGGCCGCGGCTGGAACGAGCTGGGCCTGCGCAGCGCCAACGCCTGGCTGTCCGACGCCCAGGGCGGCGCCAACGAGGTGGCGGCGCTGCCGTCGCTGCACGCCGGGTTCGCGATGCTGGTCGCGGTGACGCTGTGGCCGCTGGCGCGACGCTGGTGGCTGCGGGTGCTCGTCATGGCGTACCCGCTGGCGATGGCGTTCACCTTGGTCTACGGCGGCGAGCACTACGTCGTCGACGTCCTGCTCGGCTGGCTGTACGTCGCTGCCGTCATCGGCATCGCGCACCTGTGGGAGCGCTGGCGCCGGCAGCGGCTCGAGCCCGTGGCGGCCACGCTGTCGGCCGGCACGCCGGCGCCGGTCGAGCCGGCGCTGCGCACCGAGCCGAGCGTCGCCACGGAACCGAACGAACGAGCGGGAAGGCAGTGA
- a CDS encoding 3-hydroxyacyl-CoA dehydrogenase family protein — protein MARSVAVVGAGLMGSGIAQVAATGGWDVVLRDLDESAVARGRQAIEASTAKFVEKGRLSEADRDAALARISTTTDLGAVADADIVVEAVFESVDVKRELFAELDRLCRDGAVLATNTSAIPITKIAGATQRPEAVVGTHFFSPVPMMALCELVRGLHTSDATLAAAREFAESAGKTCIVVNRDVAGFVTTRLISAIVVEAVKLYESGVASAEDIDTACKLGFGHAMGPLATTDLTGVDVLHHATSNIWDETADPKFFPPELLRRMVDAGEHGRKTGRGFYSY, from the coding sequence ATGGCACGCAGTGTGGCCGTCGTCGGAGCCGGCCTGATGGGATCGGGCATCGCCCAGGTGGCGGCGACCGGCGGCTGGGACGTCGTGCTGCGCGACCTCGACGAGTCCGCCGTCGCGCGGGGACGCCAGGCGATCGAGGCGAGCACGGCGAAGTTCGTCGAGAAGGGCCGGCTGTCCGAGGCCGACCGCGACGCCGCCCTCGCCCGCATCAGCACGACGACCGACCTCGGCGCCGTCGCCGACGCCGACATCGTCGTCGAGGCGGTGTTCGAGAGCGTCGACGTGAAGCGCGAGCTGTTCGCCGAGCTGGACCGGCTGTGCCGCGACGGCGCCGTCCTGGCCACCAACACCAGCGCCATCCCGATCACCAAGATCGCCGGCGCCACGCAGCGGCCCGAGGCGGTCGTCGGCACCCACTTCTTCTCGCCGGTGCCGATGATGGCGCTGTGCGAGCTGGTCCGCGGCCTGCACACGTCCGACGCCACGCTGGCGGCGGCCCGCGAGTTCGCCGAGTCGGCCGGCAAGACCTGCATCGTCGTCAACCGCGACGTCGCCGGCTTCGTCACCACGCGGCTGATCAGCGCGATCGTCGTCGAGGCGGTGAAGCTCTACGAGTCCGGCGTCGCGTCGGCCGAAGACATCGACACCGCCTGCAAGCTCGGCTTCGGCCACGCCATGGGCCCGCTCGCCACCACCGACCTCACCGGCGTCGACGTCCTGCACCACGCCACGTCGAACATCTGGGACGAGACCGCCGACCCCAAGTTCTTCCCGCCCGAACTGCTCCGGCGCATGGTCGACGCCGGCGAGCACGGCCGCAAGACCGGCCGCGGCTTCTACTCGTACTGA